The Dehalococcoidia bacterium genome has a segment encoding these proteins:
- a CDS encoding branched-chain amino acid ABC transporter permease yields the protein MTAFWQDIISGVMIGSLYGLIALGFVLIYKSSQVLNFAQGEVVMFGGFIAVALVTTYSIVLPVAFLLTLVFAGLIGLVIERGLLRPLIGKPLISIVMATIGLASVLRGLAPMLWGSTTLAFPSSFLNDVRPVDFLGVPVARISLWSFGFAVLFVVLFGLFFKFTRTGLAMQAVADDQQAAMSMGISVPRVFAWSWAIALVVAAIGGTILGNRQGVDISLATITLKVFPVVILGGLDSITGAIVAGIAIGVIENLAGTYVDPHVGGGFKDVAPYVVMVFVLMIRPHGLFGSPEIERV from the coding sequence ATGACGGCGTTCTGGCAGGACATCATCAGCGGCGTGATGATCGGCTCGCTTTACGGGTTGATCGCCCTCGGTTTCGTGCTGATCTACAAGTCGAGCCAGGTGCTGAACTTCGCGCAGGGCGAGGTGGTGATGTTCGGCGGCTTCATCGCCGTGGCGCTGGTCACGACCTACAGCATCGTGCTGCCGGTTGCCTTCCTGCTCACGCTCGTCTTTGCCGGTCTGATCGGGCTGGTGATCGAACGCGGCCTGCTGCGGCCGCTGATCGGCAAGCCGCTGATCTCGATCGTGATGGCGACGATCGGCCTCGCCTCCGTGCTGCGCGGTCTGGCGCCGATGCTGTGGGGCTCAACCACGCTGGCGTTCCCCAGCTCGTTTCTGAACGACGTCCGCCCGGTCGACTTCCTCGGCGTGCCGGTTGCCCGCATCAGCCTCTGGTCGTTCGGCTTTGCGGTGTTGTTCGTGGTGCTGTTCGGTCTTTTCTTCAAGTTCACGCGCACCGGGCTGGCCATGCAGGCCGTGGCCGACGACCAGCAGGCGGCGATGTCGATGGGCATCAGCGTACCGCGCGTCTTCGCCTGGTCCTGGGCGATCGCCCTGGTGGTGGCCGCGATCGGCGGCACGATCCTGGGCAACCGCCAGGGCGTGGATATCAGCCTGGCGACAATCACCCTCAAGGTCTTCCCGGTCGTCATCCTCGGCGGGCTGGACAGCATCACCGGCGCGATCGTGGCCGGCATCGCCATCGGCGTGATCGAAAACCTCGCGGGTACGTATGTCGACCCGCATGTCGGCGGCGGCTTCAAGGACGTCGCGCCGTACGTCGTGATGGTGTTTGTGCTGATGATCCGCCCCCACGGGCTGTTCGGCTCGCCCGAGATCGAGCGCGTGTAG
- a CDS encoding RidA family protein, giving the protein MPKNALEPADFPFYDHRPYAFSLGVAAGERAWLAGHTASRFDGGSGGMVVNGALAEQAAVAHAKQGAILAAAGMDFGNVVRIVDYVTPAGRDAYASLAAERRRLFDGNPPAVSTMVVNSLLRPQALIESEVMAARGPLQRFGVDAGFAGVPAAAAVQSGDLLYCSAVLPLDAAGRVVEGGLLAQAEQIYRNAEAVLREADFGMADVVRTHEYIHVSALPEYCETWRVRAAHLGPPGSCAVAATGVLMRELAVPGALLQVEFTACRGEKRVLNPGWRRYERLTYAPAVVAGGLVFCSGQLSSDPETGELLHSGDVAAQARCVYGNVRRVLAAGGLGMDAIVKTVEYVTPAALPGYRATAVVRREFFEAPLPAATGIVCETLLRPETLIEIECIAAKG; this is encoded by the coding sequence ATGCCGAAGAACGCGCTCGAACCGGCCGACTTTCCCTTTTACGACCACCGGCCGTACGCCTTCAGCCTCGGCGTGGCGGCCGGCGAGCGCGCCTGGCTCGCCGGGCACACGGCCTCACGCTTCGACGGCGGCAGCGGCGGCATGGTCGTGAACGGCGCGCTGGCGGAGCAGGCAGCCGTGGCGCACGCCAAGCAGGGAGCGATCCTGGCCGCCGCCGGCATGGACTTCGGCAACGTCGTGCGCATCGTGGACTACGTCACGCCCGCCGGCCGCGATGCCTACGCCTCGCTCGCTGCTGAGCGCCGGCGGCTGTTCGACGGAAACCCGCCCGCCGTCTCGACGATGGTGGTCAACAGCCTGCTGCGGCCGCAGGCGCTGATCGAAAGCGAAGTCATGGCGGCGCGCGGCCCGCTGCAACGCTTCGGCGTGGATGCTGGCTTCGCCGGCGTGCCCGCCGCGGCGGCGGTGCAGAGCGGCGATCTGCTGTACTGTTCCGCGGTGTTGCCGCTGGACGCCGCCGGGCGCGTGGTCGAGGGCGGCTTGCTGGCGCAGGCGGAGCAGATCTACCGCAACGCCGAAGCCGTTTTGCGCGAAGCGGACTTCGGCATGGCCGACGTGGTGCGCACGCACGAATACATCCACGTCTCGGCGCTGCCGGAGTACTGCGAGACGTGGCGCGTGCGCGCCGCACACCTCGGTCCGCCAGGTAGTTGCGCGGTGGCCGCCACCGGCGTGCTGATGCGGGAGCTGGCCGTGCCCGGCGCCCTCTTGCAGGTGGAGTTCACCGCCTGCCGCGGCGAGAAGCGGGTGCTGAACCCCGGCTGGCGGCGTTACGAGCGGCTGACCTACGCGCCGGCCGTGGTCGCGGGCGGCCTCGTCTTCTGCTCCGGCCAGCTCAGCAGCGACCCGGAGACGGGCGAGCTGCTGCACAGCGGCGACGTGGCGGCGCAGGCGCGCTGCGTCTACGGCAACGTGCGCCGGGTGCTCGCGGCCGGCGGGCTGGGCATGGACGCGATCGTGAAGACGGTCGAATATGTCACTCCGGCCGCGCTGCCGGGCTACCGTGCCACGGCGGTGGTGCGGCGCGAGTTCTTCGAGGCGCCACTGCCCGCCGCCACAGGCATTGTTTGCGAGACGTTGTTGCGTCCGGAGACGCTGATCGAGATCGAGTGCATCGCCGCGAAGGGCTGA
- a CDS encoding ABC transporter ATP-binding protein, whose product MDAQLSIRDLTLAFGAVRALDGVSLEVAQGSIHAIIGPNGAGKTSLLNCISRVYQPSSGAMRFEGHDLAHVARHNLVRTGIARTFQNIALFKAMTVLDNVLIGQHSRMGLRPLPRVNGLGRRLLDVAGAAVEPLASCLYFGPIRAREAEHRAEVESVLEFLELQQVRRRPVGELAYGLQKRVDLARALAARPRLLLLDEPMAGMNAGEKEEMVRFIRETNRERGVTTVLIEHDMGVVMGLSERITVLDFGRKIMDGSPAEVRVHPRVIEAYLGEDVARVQEVEAAAGVSAAESGVDFLTQAEAVPVAPTTEA is encoded by the coding sequence GTGGACGCGCAGCTCTCGATCCGCGACCTTACGCTCGCGTTCGGCGCCGTGCGCGCCCTGGACGGCGTCAGCCTCGAGGTGGCGCAGGGCTCGATCCACGCGATCATCGGCCCCAACGGCGCCGGCAAAACCAGCCTGCTCAACTGCATCAGCCGCGTTTATCAGCCTTCCAGCGGCGCGATGCGCTTCGAAGGTCACGATTTGGCCCACGTCGCCCGGCACAACCTCGTGCGCACGGGCATCGCCCGCACCTTTCAGAACATCGCCCTGTTCAAGGCGATGACGGTGCTGGACAACGTGCTGATCGGCCAGCACAGCCGCATGGGCCTGCGCCCGCTGCCGCGCGTGAACGGCCTCGGCCGCCGCCTGCTGGACGTGGCCGGCGCCGCCGTCGAGCCACTGGCCTCCTGTCTCTACTTCGGCCCCATCCGCGCCCGCGAGGCCGAGCACCGCGCCGAGGTGGAGAGCGTGCTGGAGTTCCTCGAGCTGCAGCAGGTGCGCCGCCGCCCCGTGGGCGAGCTGGCCTACGGCTTGCAGAAGCGGGTGGACCTCGCCCGCGCCCTCGCCGCCCGGCCGCGGCTGCTCCTGCTGGACGAACCGATGGCAGGCATGAACGCGGGCGAGAAAGAGGAGATGGTGCGCTTCATCCGCGAAACGAACCGTGAGCGCGGCGTCACCACGGTGCTGATCGAGCACGACATGGGCGTGGTGATGGGCCTCTCGGAGCGGATTACGGTGCTGGATTTCGGCCGCAAGATCATGGACGGTTCGCCCGCGGAAGTGCGCGTGCATCCCCGCGTGATCGAGGCGTATCTGGGTGAAGACGTGGCGCGGGTACAGGAAGTCGAGGCGGCGGCGGGTGTGAGCGCCGCGGAGTCCGGGGTCGACTTCCTCACACAGGCCGAGGCGGTTCCCGTCGCCCCCACGACCGAGGCTTGA
- a CDS encoding MaoC family dehydratase, with the protein MGRVFDGRERFGRYLEEFRAGDLYKHWPGRTITEFDDTLFAQLTLNQHPLHSDAAYAEGTQHGQRLVVGTLVFSLAVGMSVADISGKAIANLEYESVKHLGPAWHGDTIYAETEVLEVRESESKPDRGVIYVETRAVNQRGEPVLSFRRRVLIPKRPPSPGSSLVPPIPGAGEIAEPSSGAEGAAHISLAQDWARDM; encoded by the coding sequence ATGGGCCGGGTGTTTGACGGGCGGGAACGGTTTGGCCGGTACCTGGAGGAGTTCCGGGCGGGCGATCTGTACAAGCACTGGCCGGGGCGCACGATCACCGAGTTCGACGACACGCTGTTCGCCCAGCTCACGCTGAACCAGCATCCGCTGCACTCGGACGCGGCCTACGCCGAGGGCACGCAGCACGGCCAGCGGCTGGTGGTGGGCACGCTCGTCTTCTCGCTGGCCGTGGGCATGAGCGTGGCCGACATCTCGGGCAAGGCGATCGCCAACCTGGAGTACGAGAGCGTGAAGCACCTCGGCCCCGCCTGGCACGGCGACACGATTTACGCCGAAACCGAGGTGCTGGAGGTGCGCGAGAGCGAGAGCAAGCCCGACCGTGGCGTGATCTACGTCGAGACGCGCGCCGTGAACCAGCGCGGCGAGCCGGTGCTCAGCTTCCGCCGCCGCGTGCTGATCCCGAAGCGGCCCCCATCCCCCGGTTCATCTCTCGTGCCCCCAATACCAGGGGCAGGGGAGATCGCTGAGCCGAGCAGTGGGGCAGAAGGTGCAGCTCACATATCCCTCGCCCAGGATTGGGCGAGGGATATGTGA
- a CDS encoding branched-chain amino acid ABC transporter permease, with the protein MIVTRTGQFKKSYAADAAIQRTNLQRIAFWGFVVAMFVLVPRLLNTVWINNVNQVLIAVVGVTGLNILLGYTGQISIGHGAFAGVGAFTMAVLNNRWHVPMLVGLPIGAAMAAALGLVVGIPSLRVKGLYLAVATLASQEILSWFFEHMEWLTKQKTSSVDVHAAWLHIPGIINHKFKTDTDLFYLFAVIAVVTVLATENLMRSRIGRAFVAIRDREIAAEIVGVNAFSYKLLAFTLSAFIAGIAGGMQALLFSRAQITPSQFDINLSINWLAMNIIGGLGSVPGAIYGAAFLVLLPIELRNWITSFRGSYRWLADHYSQIQDVLFGLIIIGFLIFEPDGLNAIWLRIRRFFAHWPFAA; encoded by the coding sequence ATGATTGTCACCCGCACGGGCCAGTTCAAGAAGTCGTACGCGGCCGACGCGGCGATTCAGCGCACGAACCTGCAGCGCATCGCCTTCTGGGGCTTCGTCGTGGCGATGTTCGTGCTGGTGCCGCGCCTGCTCAACACGGTCTGGATCAACAACGTCAACCAGGTGCTGATCGCCGTGGTCGGCGTCACCGGGCTGAATATCTTGCTCGGCTATACAGGGCAGATCTCGATCGGGCACGGCGCCTTTGCCGGCGTCGGCGCCTTCACCATGGCGGTGCTGAACAACCGCTGGCACGTGCCGATGCTGGTGGGTCTGCCGATCGGCGCGGCGATGGCGGCGGCGCTGGGGCTCGTGGTCGGCATCCCCTCGCTGCGGGTGAAGGGGCTCTATCTTGCCGTGGCCACGCTGGCCTCGCAGGAGATCCTCTCCTGGTTCTTCGAGCACATGGAGTGGCTGACGAAGCAGAAGACCTCGTCGGTGGACGTGCACGCCGCCTGGCTGCACATCCCCGGCATCATCAACCACAAGTTCAAGACGGACACCGACCTCTTCTACCTGTTCGCGGTGATCGCCGTGGTCACGGTGCTGGCGACGGAGAACCTGATGCGATCGCGCATCGGCCGTGCCTTCGTTGCCATCCGCGATCGCGAGATCGCGGCCGAGATCGTGGGCGTCAACGCCTTCTCCTACAAGCTGCTGGCCTTCACGCTCAGCGCCTTCATCGCGGGCATCGCCGGCGGCATGCAGGCGCTGCTGTTCAGCCGCGCCCAGATCACGCCTTCGCAGTTCGACATCAACCTCTCGATCAACTGGCTGGCGATGAACATCATCGGCGGGCTGGGCAGCGTGCCCGGCGCGATCTACGGCGCCGCCTTCCTCGTGCTGCTGCCGATCGAGCTGCGCAACTGGATCACGTCGTTCAGGGGCAGCTACCGCTGGCTCGCCGACCATTACTCGCAGATCCAGGACGTGTTGTTCGGCCTGATCATCATAGGTTTCCTGATTTTCGAGCCGGACGGGCTCAACGCGATCTGGCTGCGCATTCGCCGCTTCTTTGCGCACTGGCCGTTCGCGGCCTGA
- a CDS encoding AMP-binding protein, producing the protein MNGSLPEALFAQARSRPNAVALRWKRRGIWHERSWAQYAAQVQRLAAGLRRAGLAPAKAVLVQGANSVERLQAELAVIAAGSVALCLDAEASEADFAALCAARRPDAIVADTAAQAGAARRLGGTPPAAAWLLRGAAAGLPDVAALGGSAAESAESGISAPANGGEPALILLTTGSSASPRPVTLSHAALLGAAERLSTATRAGERDILYSFLPAGWIGDRTLATALHPLAGGVLGFPEDQSTALADLQECGPTLLLAPPRLWQILALALRGRAGTRGLRASLVRRALGGNGSTLARGLVARPLRDQAGLLHTRLALCAGGPLDARTSGFFRALGMPLRDLYLLTEAGGAVAIAGAAGALRLLDGIHAAARGGEIVLALPEGELATGDAGRLDGAALTLGGRLASRLDLPTGEQVSTAPLEQALASNTFVRHALLAAGDGRGLSALIELEDAAVAAWSDARRAGLAGHAEYVRSPAVHELLAQAVAEANASVLEGPRIGAFEVLDPPLDAGAGELTRLRTVRAPLARERRAAALAELSHDDPARRRRKDEARLVSADS; encoded by the coding sequence ATGAACGGCAGCCTGCCCGAGGCGCTGTTTGCGCAGGCCCGGTCGCGGCCGAACGCCGTGGCGTTGCGCTGGAAGCGGCGCGGCATCTGGCACGAGCGCAGCTGGGCGCAGTACGCGGCCCAGGTGCAACGCCTGGCCGCGGGCCTGCGGCGCGCCGGGCTGGCGCCGGCGAAGGCTGTCCTCGTGCAGGGCGCGAACAGTGTGGAGCGGCTGCAGGCCGAGCTGGCCGTGATCGCCGCCGGCAGCGTCGCGCTCTGCCTCGACGCCGAGGCGAGCGAGGCGGACTTCGCCGCGCTCTGCGCCGCCCGTCGCCCCGACGCGATCGTTGCCGACACGGCGGCGCAAGCCGGCGCGGCACGGCGCCTCGGCGGGACGCCGCCCGCGGCGGCGTGGTTGCTGCGCGGAGCGGCGGCGGGGCTGCCGGATGTCGCCGCGCTCGGCGGGTCCGCCGCGGAGAGCGCGGAGAGCGGGATCTCGGCGCCAGCCAACGGCGGCGAGCCGGCGCTGATCTTGCTGACGACGGGAAGCAGCGCCTCGCCGCGCCCCGTCACGCTCAGCCACGCGGCGCTGCTGGGCGCCGCGGAGCGGCTGAGCACGGCCACGCGCGCGGGCGAGCGCGACATTCTCTACTCCTTCCTGCCCGCGGGCTGGATCGGCGACCGTACCCTGGCGACGGCGCTGCACCCGCTCGCCGGCGGCGTGCTCGGCTTCCCGGAGGACCAGTCGACCGCGCTGGCCGACCTGCAGGAGTGCGGTCCCACACTGCTGCTCGCGCCGCCGCGCCTCTGGCAGATCCTGGCGCTGGCGCTGCGAGGGCGCGCCGGCACGCGCGGCCTGCGCGCCAGCCTCGTGCGCCGCGCCCTGGGGGGCAACGGCTCGACCCTGGCGCGTGGCCTGGTGGCGCGGCCCCTGCGCGACCAGGCGGGTCTGCTGCACACCCGGCTTGCGCTCTGCGCCGGCGGCCCGCTCGACGCGCGCACGTCCGGCTTCTTCCGCGCCCTGGGCATGCCGCTGCGCGACCTCTATCTGCTGACCGAAGCCGGCGGCGCCGTGGCGATTGCCGGCGCTGCGGGCGCGCTGCGGCTGCTCGACGGCATACACGCGGCGGCGCGCGGCGGCGAGATCGTACTGGCGCTGCCCGAGGGCGAGCTGGCGACGGGCGACGCCGGCCGCCTCGACGGTGCGGCGCTCACACTGGGCGGGCGGCTGGCCTCACGGCTGGACTTGCCGACAGGCGAGCAGGTCTCGACGGCGCCGCTGGAGCAGGCACTGGCGAGCAACACGTTCGTGCGCCATGCCCTGCTCGCGGCCGGCGATGGCCGCGGCCTCAGCGCCCTGATCGAGCTGGAGGACGCGGCGGTCGCCGCCTGGTCCGACGCGCGGCGGGCGGGCCTGGCTGGCCACGCGGAGTACGTGCGCTCGCCGGCCGTGCACGAGCTGCTGGCGCAGGCGGTGGCAGAGGCGAACGCGTCCGTGCTGGAGGGGCCGCGGATCGGCGCCTTCGAGGTCCTCGATCCGCCACTGGACGCCGGCGCGGGCGAGTTGACGCGGCTGCGCACCGTGCGGGCGCCGCTGGCGCGCGAGCGCAGGGCGGCAGCCCTCGCGGAGCTTTCGCACGACGACCCGGCGCGCCGGCGGCGTAAGGACGAAGCGCGGCTCGTTTCAGCAGACTCGTAA
- a CDS encoding acyl-CoA dehydrogenase family protein, translated as MTDVASDQFVVQIRRWVEREVLPVARELELADEYPFALVAQMQEMGLFGAIIPTQYGGAGLGFTQYAALIEEIARGWMSLTGILNSHLIMAFNVLTHGTEAQRRRWLPRMATGERRGGIGLTEAHAGSDLQAIKTTAVRDGDDYVVNGQKSYITNGLHGNTFALLVKTDPAASPPHRGTSLFIVEKGEPGFSVGQKFQKLGYRGVDTVELLFQDFRVPAENLLGGGEGHGFKQIMSGLEVGRINVAARGLGVARAAFEAAIRYAQQRETMGKPIAQHQAIQLKLAEMATRLEASRLLVRQAAEKKDAGERCDLEAGMAKLFATETAQFCALEAMRIHGGVAYMQDLPVERYYRDAPLLLIGEGTNEIQRIVIARQLLERYRV; from the coding sequence ATGACCGACGTGGCTTCAGACCAGTTCGTCGTCCAGATCCGGCGCTGGGTGGAGCGCGAGGTGCTGCCCGTCGCTCGCGAGCTGGAGCTGGCCGACGAGTATCCTTTCGCCCTCGTCGCGCAGATGCAGGAGATGGGCCTTTTCGGCGCGATCATTCCCACGCAGTACGGCGGCGCCGGCCTCGGCTTCACGCAATACGCCGCGCTGATCGAGGAGATCGCCCGCGGCTGGATGAGCCTCACGGGCATCCTCAACAGTCACCTGATCATGGCCTTCAACGTGCTGACGCACGGCACGGAGGCGCAGCGCCGCCGCTGGCTGCCGCGCATGGCCACGGGCGAGCGGCGCGGCGGCATCGGCCTGACCGAGGCGCACGCCGGCTCCGACCTGCAGGCGATCAAGACCACGGCCGTGCGCGACGGCGACGACTACGTGGTCAACGGCCAGAAGTCGTACATCACCAACGGCCTGCACGGCAACACGTTCGCGCTGCTGGTGAAGACCGATCCGGCGGCCAGCCCGCCGCATCGTGGCACCAGCCTCTTCATCGTAGAGAAGGGTGAGCCGGGCTTCAGCGTCGGCCAGAAGTTCCAGAAGCTCGGCTACCGCGGTGTGGACACGGTGGAGCTGCTGTTTCAGGACTTCCGCGTGCCGGCGGAAAACCTGCTGGGCGGTGGCGAGGGCCACGGCTTCAAGCAGATCATGAGCGGGCTGGAGGTTGGGCGAATAAACGTAGCGGCGCGCGGGCTGGGCGTGGCCCGCGCCGCCTTCGAGGCGGCGATACGCTACGCGCAGCAGCGCGAGACGATGGGCAAGCCGATCGCGCAGCACCAGGCGATCCAGCTCAAGCTGGCGGAGATGGCGACGCGGCTGGAGGCGTCGCGCCTGCTCGTACGGCAGGCGGCGGAGAAGAAGGACGCGGGCGAGCGCTGCGACCTCGAGGCCGGCATGGCCAAGCTGTTCGCCACGGAGACGGCGCAGTTTTGCGCGCTCGAGGCGATGCGCATCCACGGCGGCGTGGCCTACATGCAGGATCTGCCCGTCGAACGCTACTACCGCGACGCGCCGCTCTTGCTGATCGGCGAGGGCACCAACGAGATCCAGCGCATCGTGATCGCGCGGCAACTGCTGGAGCGGTACCGGGTGTAG